A stretch of Pseudomonas sp. LRP2-20 DNA encodes these proteins:
- a CDS encoding sulfite exporter TauE/SafE family protein, which produces MIEWLLYIVLGAGLGTMGGLFGIGGGLIAIPALGVLFGLDQQLAQGTALVMVVPNVLLALWRYHQRNRIELRHALPLSLCSFLFAWLGSIWAVGIDAHAMRLGFVGFLVALAVWNVARIFLKVSPPTAELRYAWPWLGVLGSFAGTMGGLFGVGGAVVATPILTSVFGTTQVVAQGLSLALAAPSTLVTLVTYGVHHSVDWGVGIPLAVGGLLSISWGVKLAHALPEKVLRAMFCVFLVVCAVMLAFEL; this is translated from the coding sequence ATGATCGAGTGGTTGTTGTATATCGTGCTGGGCGCAGGCCTTGGCACCATGGGTGGGTTGTTCGGCATTGGCGGCGGGCTGATCGCCATCCCGGCGCTGGGGGTGTTGTTCGGCCTTGATCAGCAACTGGCCCAGGGCACGGCGCTGGTGATGGTGGTGCCGAACGTGCTGCTGGCACTGTGGCGCTATCACCAGCGCAACCGCATTGAACTGCGCCATGCCTTGCCGTTGTCTCTGTGCAGCTTCCTGTTCGCCTGGCTGGGGTCGATCTGGGCGGTGGGCATCGATGCCCACGCCATGCGCCTGGGCTTTGTCGGCTTCCTGGTGGCGCTGGCGGTATGGAACGTGGCGCGGATATTCCTCAAGGTTTCGCCACCCACTGCCGAGCTGCGCTATGCCTGGCCGTGGCTGGGTGTGCTGGGCAGCTTTGCCGGGACCATGGGCGGCCTGTTCGGTGTGGGTGGGGCGGTGGTGGCAACGCCGATCCTGACCAGTGTGTTCGGCACTACTCAGGTGGTGGCGCAGGGGCTGTCGCTGGCGCTGGCGGCACCGAGCACCTTGGTGACGCTGGTGACCTATGGGGTGCATCACAGTGTCGACTGGGGAGTGGGGATCCCATTGGCGGTCGGTGGGCTGCTGAGTATCAGCTGGGGGGTGAAACTGGCCCATGCGCTGCCAGAGAAGGTATTGCGGGCGATGTTCTGCGTGTTTCTGGTTGTGTGTGCGGTGATGTTGGCGTTTGAACTGTAA
- a CDS encoding class II 3-deoxy-7-phosphoheptulonate synthase, translated as MNRPWSPDSWRALPIQQQPTYPDAAHLLKVEQTLANYPPLVFAGEARELRRQFAEVTEGRAFLLQGGDCAESFAEFSAAKIRDTFKVLLQMAIVMTFAAGCPVVKVGRMAGQFAKPRSSGDETIGNVTLPAYRGDIVNGIGFDEKSRVPDPERLLQAYHQATASLNLLRAFAQGGFADLHQVHKWNLDFIANSALADKYHQLANRIDETLAFMRACGLDSAPQLRETSFFTAHEALLLNYEEAFVRQDSLTGDYYDCSAHMLWIGDRTRQLDGAHVEFLRGVHNPIGVKVGPSMNPEELIRLIDTLNPANDPGRLNLIVRMGAGKVGAHLPRLIRTVEREGRKVLWSSDPMHGNTIKASSGYKTRDFAQILDEVKQFFQVHQAEGSHAGGIHIEMTGQNVTECIGGARPITEDALSDRYHTHCDPRMNADQSLELAFLIAETLKQVRR; from the coding sequence ATGAACCGACCGTGGAGCCCCGACAGCTGGCGTGCCCTGCCGATCCAGCAGCAACCGACCTACCCCGACGCCGCGCACCTGCTCAAGGTCGAGCAGACCCTGGCCAACTACCCGCCGCTGGTGTTCGCCGGTGAGGCGCGCGAGCTGCGCCGGCAGTTTGCCGAGGTCACCGAGGGCCGTGCCTTCCTGCTGCAAGGCGGCGACTGTGCCGAAAGCTTCGCCGAGTTCTCGGCGGCGAAGATCCGCGACACCTTCAAGGTGCTGCTGCAGATGGCCATTGTCATGACCTTCGCCGCTGGCTGCCCGGTGGTGAAAGTCGGGCGCATGGCCGGGCAGTTCGCCAAGCCGCGCTCTTCGGGCGACGAAACCATCGGCAACGTCACCCTGCCGGCCTACCGCGGCGACATCGTCAACGGCATCGGTTTTGACGAAAAAAGCCGCGTGCCGGACCCGGAGCGCCTGCTGCAGGCTTACCACCAAGCCACCGCCAGCCTCAACCTGCTGCGCGCCTTCGCCCAGGGCGGCTTTGCCGACCTGCACCAGGTGCACAAGTGGAACCTCGACTTCATCGCCAACTCGGCGCTGGCCGACAAGTACCACCAGCTGGCCAACCGCATCGACGAAACCCTGGCCTTCATGCGTGCCTGTGGCCTCGACAGCGCGCCGCAACTGCGCGAAACCAGTTTCTTCACCGCCCACGAAGCGCTGCTGCTCAACTATGAAGAAGCCTTCGTGCGCCAGGACAGCCTGACCGGCGACTACTACGACTGCTCCGCGCACATGCTGTGGATCGGCGACCGCACCCGCCAGCTCGACGGCGCCCATGTCGAGTTCCTGCGCGGCGTGCACAACCCGATCGGGGTCAAGGTCGGCCCGAGCATGAACCCCGAAGAGCTGATCCGCCTGATCGACACGCTCAACCCGGCCAACGACCCCGGCCGCCTCAACCTGATCGTGCGCATGGGCGCCGGCAAGGTCGGCGCACACCTGCCGAGGCTGATCCGCACCGTCGAGCGCGAGGGGCGCAAGGTGCTGTGGAGTTCCGACCCGATGCATGGCAACACCATCAAGGCCAGCAGCGGCTACAAGACCCGCGATTTCGCGCAGATCCTCGATGAGGTCAAGCAGTTCTTCCAGGTGCACCAGGCCGAAGGCAGCCATGCGGGTGGCATTCATATCGAGATGACCGGGCAGAACGTCACCGAGTGCATCGGCGGCGCCCGGCCGATCACCGAGGATGCCCTGTCCGACCGCTATCACACCCATTGCGACCCACGGATGAACGCCGATCAGTCGCTGGAACTGGCCTTCCTGATCGCCGAAACCCTCAAGCAGGTGCGGCGCTGA
- a CDS encoding thiopurine S-methyltransferase — translation MEPAFWQQRWADNQIGFHQSQVNPYLQQYWPQLQLAPGSRVLVPLCGKSLDLAWLAGQGYRVLGVELSRRAVEAFFREHGLEPKVTQQGAFEVWCSGDVQLWCGDFFALRAEDIADCAALYDRAALIALPPEMRAQYMRLLSQLLPPGAGLLVTLDYQQELLAGPPFSVADDEVRRGFVGWQVEALEAQEVIGESPKFQQAGVNSLVERVYRVQF, via the coding sequence ATGGAGCCAGCGTTTTGGCAGCAGCGGTGGGCCGACAACCAGATTGGTTTCCATCAGTCGCAGGTGAACCCATATCTTCAACAGTATTGGCCGCAGTTGCAGCTGGCGCCGGGCAGTCGTGTGCTGGTGCCACTCTGTGGCAAGAGCCTGGACCTGGCCTGGCTGGCAGGGCAGGGGTACCGGGTGTTGGGGGTAGAGTTGTCGCGGCGGGCGGTGGAGGCTTTCTTCCGTGAGCATGGGCTGGAGCCGAAAGTGACGCAGCAGGGCGCTTTCGAAGTCTGGTGCAGCGGTGATGTGCAGCTGTGGTGTGGTGATTTCTTTGCTTTGCGCGCGGAGGATATTGCCGATTGCGCGGCGCTTTATGATCGCGCCGCACTCATTGCCCTGCCGCCTGAAATGCGTGCGCAATACATGCGTTTGCTTTCACAGCTATTGCCGCCAGGTGCCGGGCTGCTGGTGACACTGGACTATCAGCAGGAACTGCTGGCCGGGCCGCCGTTTTCGGTAGCGGATGATGAAGTGCGGCGTGGGTTTGTAGGTTGGCAGGTGGAGGCGTTGGAGGCGCAGGAAGTGATCGGGGAAAGCCCGAAGTTTCAGCAAGCCGGAGTGAACAGCCTGGTCGAACGCGTGTACCGCGTACAGTTCTGA
- a CDS encoding winged helix-turn-helix domain-containing protein — MPLKLSINQARRLALSAQGFGKQYESAPALPALKRMLQRLGVVQIDSVNAVVRSHYLPLFSRLGNYPPTMLDQLAWGRGRQRQLFEYWGHEASLLPLNLYPLLRWRMAHAADGRGIYRQLAQFGRERQDVIARVLAAVREQGALGAGSLSTRQERAGPWWDWSEEKHALEWLFAAGEVTVAGRRGFERLYDVPEKVLPKAILEQALPSEAEAHQGLMLHAATALGVATERDLRDYFRLEPGQGRAALDELVADGRLQPVEVQGWRQLAYCAGTPRIPRRIDASALLSPFDSLVWERSRTERLFDFHYRLEIYTPAHKRVYGYYVLPFLYRERIAARLDLRAERALGQLAVHAVHAESIALDEEGYQALAANLLRMAQWLGLERVQLNCPRAEGSQLRQALLSAAPA; from the coding sequence TTGCCCCTCAAGTTGTCCATCAACCAAGCTCGGCGCCTGGCCCTGTCAGCTCAAGGATTTGGTAAACAGTACGAGTCCGCTCCGGCGCTGCCCGCACTCAAACGCATGCTCCAGCGCCTGGGCGTCGTGCAGATCGACTCGGTCAACGCCGTGGTTCGCTCCCATTACCTGCCGCTGTTCTCCCGCCTCGGCAACTACCCGCCGACCATGCTCGACCAGCTCGCCTGGGGCCGTGGCCGCCAGCGGCAGCTGTTCGAATATTGGGGCCACGAGGCCTCGCTATTGCCCCTCAACCTCTACCCGCTGCTGCGCTGGCGCATGGCCCATGCCGCCGATGGCCGCGGCATCTACCGCCAGCTCGCGCAGTTCGGCCGCGAACGCCAGGACGTGATCGCCCGTGTGCTGGCGGCCGTGCGCGAACAGGGCGCGCTGGGCGCGGGCAGCTTGTCTACCCGTCAGGAGCGGGCCGGCCCGTGGTGGGACTGGAGCGAAGAAAAGCACGCGCTGGAATGGCTGTTCGCCGCCGGTGAAGTGACGGTGGCGGGGCGCCGGGGCTTTGAACGGCTCTACGACGTACCGGAAAAGGTGTTGCCCAAGGCGATTCTCGAGCAGGCGCTGCCGAGCGAAGCAGAAGCCCACCAAGGCCTGATGCTGCATGCAGCCACGGCGCTGGGCGTGGCCACCGAGCGCGACCTGCGCGATTACTTCCGCCTCGAGCCCGGCCAGGGCAGGGCGGCGCTCGACGAGCTGGTCGCCGATGGTCGCCTGCAGCCGGTCGAGGTGCAGGGCTGGAGGCAGCTCGCCTACTGTGCTGGCACGCCGCGCATCCCCCGGCGCATCGACGCCAGTGCGCTGCTGTCGCCGTTCGATTCACTGGTCTGGGAGCGCAGCCGCACCGAGCGGCTGTTCGATTTCCACTACCGCCTGGAAATCTACACCCCGGCGCACAAGCGGGTGTACGGCTACTACGTGCTGCCTTTCCTTTACCGCGAACGCATCGCCGCGCGCCTGGACTTGCGCGCCGAGCGCGCCCTTGGGCAACTGGCGGTGCACGCCGTGCATGCGGAATCGATAGCGTTGGACGAAGAGGGTTATCAAGCCCTGGCGGCTAATCTGCTGCGCATGGCCCAGTGGCTGGGCCTGGAGCGGGTGCAACTGAACTGCCCTCGGGCAGAGGGCAGCCAGTTGCGTCAGGCCTTGCTCAGCGCCGCACCTGCTTGA
- a CDS encoding DODA-type extradiol aromatic ring-opening family dioxygenase — MLPSLFISHGSPMLALQPGASGPALAGLANALPRPKAIVVVSAHWESRELQVTGASQPETWHDFYGFPPALYAVQYPAPGEPALASQVSALLNAAGLPARLDVQRPFDHGAWVPLSLMYPDAGIAVIQVSLPSQMGPALQIKVGQALAGLRAEGVLLVGSGSITHNLGELDWHAGPDVIEPWALAFRDWVVERLQADDQAALLDYRKQAPFAARNHPSDEHLLPLFFALGAGDRFGIVHQGFTLGALGMDIYRFD, encoded by the coding sequence ATGCTGCCCAGCCTGTTCATCTCCCACGGTTCCCCCATGCTCGCCCTGCAACCCGGCGCCAGCGGGCCGGCATTGGCCGGGCTGGCCAACGCCCTGCCCCGGCCAAAGGCGATCGTGGTGGTGTCGGCGCACTGGGAAAGCCGCGAGCTGCAGGTAACCGGCGCCTCGCAGCCAGAGACCTGGCACGACTTCTACGGTTTCCCGCCGGCACTGTACGCAGTGCAATACCCGGCGCCGGGCGAGCCAGCCCTGGCCAGCCAGGTCAGTGCACTGCTGAACGCCGCAGGCTTGCCGGCGCGCCTGGATGTGCAGCGGCCATTCGACCACGGCGCCTGGGTGCCGCTGTCATTGATGTACCCGGATGCGGGCATTGCGGTGATCCAGGTTTCCTTGCCCAGCCAGATGGGGCCTGCGCTGCAGATCAAGGTCGGCCAGGCACTGGCAGGGCTGCGCGCTGAAGGCGTTTTGCTGGTCGGTTCCGGCAGTATCACGCACAACCTGGGTGAACTGGACTGGCATGCCGGGCCCGATGTGATCGAACCCTGGGCGCTGGCGTTCCGGGATTGGGTGGTGGAGCGGCTGCAGGCAGATGACCAGGCCGCGCTGCTGGATTACCGCAAACAGGCGCCCTTTGCGGCGCGCAACCATCCCAGTGATGAGCACTTGCTGCCGCTGTTCTTTGCCCTGGGGGCCGGGGACAGGTTCGGGATCGTGCACCAGGGCTTCACCCTGGGGGCTTTGGGAATGGATATCTACCGGTTCGACTGA
- a CDS encoding DUF1127 domain-containing protein, with protein MKGQVSSIQQPAFSLNHLWHVALDRPARWLQLYRQRQELASLSDATLHDLGLSRADIQQEADRHFWDDPLRK; from the coding sequence ATGAAAGGTCAAGTCAGCAGCATCCAGCAACCTGCCTTTTCCCTGAACCACCTGTGGCATGTGGCCCTGGACCGTCCGGCCCGGTGGCTGCAGCTGTACCGCCAGCGCCAGGAACTGGCCAGCCTGAGTGATGCGACCTTGCATGATCTGGGCTTGAGCCGGGCAGACATCCAGCAAGAGGCCGACCGGCATTTCTGGGATGACCCGTTGCGTAAATGA
- a CDS encoding LysR substrate-binding domain-containing protein has protein sequence MSQYQSLDADVLRTFVAIAEQGGFTRAGEVVNRTQSAVSMQMKRLEEDILQRQLFEREGRQVRLTAEGQVLLGYARRILKLHGEVFNTLRMPHMVGMVRIGTPDDYAMRFLPTILSSFAQAYPLVQVEVHCDSSKQLMLRQDLDLTIVTREPGNEVGQLLRQERLVWAAAEGFCPQEQRPMPLALFNSDCFCRAWTCNALEAQGIDYRIAYTSPSLAAIFAIVTAGLAVTAQLQSLVGGNIRILGENEGLPQLPVANVMLLRNSQSQSPITDCMADYIVEGFQ, from the coding sequence ATGTCCCAGTACCAGAGCCTCGATGCCGACGTGCTGCGCACCTTCGTCGCCATCGCCGAGCAAGGCGGCTTCACCCGCGCCGGGGAAGTGGTCAACCGCACCCAGTCGGCAGTGAGCATGCAGATGAAACGCCTGGAGGAAGACATCCTGCAGCGCCAGCTGTTCGAGCGCGAAGGGCGCCAGGTCCGGCTCACGGCCGAGGGCCAGGTACTGCTGGGCTATGCCCGGCGCATCCTCAAGCTGCATGGCGAGGTGTTCAACACCCTGCGCATGCCGCACATGGTCGGGATGGTGCGCATCGGCACACCGGATGACTACGCCATGCGCTTTCTGCCGACCATTCTCTCCAGCTTTGCCCAGGCTTACCCGCTGGTACAGGTGGAGGTGCATTGCGACTCCTCCAAACAACTGATGCTGCGCCAGGACCTGGACCTGACCATCGTCACTCGCGAGCCCGGCAACGAGGTTGGCCAGTTGTTGCGCCAGGAGCGCCTGGTATGGGCCGCCGCCGAAGGTTTCTGCCCGCAGGAGCAGCGGCCAATGCCGCTGGCGCTGTTCAACAGCGACTGCTTCTGCCGCGCCTGGACCTGCAATGCCCTGGAGGCCCAGGGCATCGATTACCGCATCGCCTACACCAGCCCCAGCCTGGCAGCGATCTTCGCCATCGTTACCGCGGGGCTGGCGGTGACGGCGCAACTGCAGAGCCTTGTAGGTGGCAACATTCGCATACTTGGCGAGAACGAAGGCTTACCGCAGTTGCCAGTGGCCAACGTGATGCTGCTGCGCAACAGCCAGAGCCAGTCGCCGATCACCGACTGCATGGCCGATTACATCGTCGAAGGATTCCAATGA
- a CDS encoding spermidine synthase has protein sequence MATEREEKLLARVEDAFGVVSVYEVEDYRFLEFGDAIEQSCVFTADPSWLEYDYTRAMLVGALCHELPESALFLGLGAGTLTQACMKFLPLEDIEAIELRADVPRLAMEYLGLDDDPRLYVRIGDALELLPSAEQTDLLFVDLYTDHGPGVGHLAWNFLENCQKKLNPGGWLVINQWANDDGKPLGAALLRGLYHRHYWELPVKEGNVILLVPADLEQQLDLDGLRARAEALAPRLGYSLEGLIREIRPAT, from the coding sequence ATGGCGACGGAGCGGGAAGAGAAGCTGTTGGCCCGGGTCGAGGATGCCTTTGGCGTGGTCAGCGTGTACGAGGTGGAGGATTACCGCTTCCTCGAGTTTGGCGATGCCATCGAGCAAAGCTGCGTGTTCACCGCCGACCCCAGCTGGCTGGAGTATGACTACACCCGTGCCATGCTGGTCGGTGCACTGTGCCATGAGCTGCCGGAGAGTGCGCTGTTTCTCGGCCTGGGCGCCGGCACCCTGACCCAGGCGTGCATGAAGTTCCTGCCGCTGGAAGACATCGAGGCCATCGAGCTGCGCGCGGACGTGCCGCGCCTGGCCATGGAGTACCTGGGCCTGGATGATGATCCGCGTCTGTACGTGCGCATCGGCGACGCCCTGGAGTTGCTGCCCTCGGCCGAGCAGACCGACCTGCTGTTCGTCGACCTTTACACCGACCACGGGCCGGGTGTCGGGCACCTGGCGTGGAATTTCCTCGAAAACTGCCAGAAGAAGCTGAACCCGGGCGGTTGGCTGGTGATCAACCAGTGGGCCAACGACGATGGCAAGCCACTGGGCGCGGCGCTGCTGCGCGGGTTGTACCACCGGCATTACTGGGAGCTGCCGGTGAAGGAGGGCAATGTGATCCTGCTGGTGCCGGCGGACCTTGAGCAGCAACTGGACCTCGACGGCCTGCGGGCGCGAGCCGAGGCGTTGGCGCCGCGCCTGGGGTACAGCCTGGAAGGGTTGATTCGCGAGATTCGGCCCGCCACCTGA